One Skermanella pratensis genomic window, GGCAGGCTGCCGGGTGCCACGATCTCGACCGCGCCTTTCAGCTTGGTCACGGCCGCGAGGCTGGCCGCCAGCGCGCCGGCGTCGGCATCGGACGGCGCCTCCACCCGGAGCGTCATGGTGTCCGTTCCCTCCGCCCGGTCGACCACCAGGCGGCCGCGCCGGCATTCCGGGTGCCGCTTCAGGACCTCGGCGACCTGCCCGGCATGGACGAACATGCCCTTGACCTTGGTGGTCTGGTCGGCCCGGCCCAGCCAGCCGCGGATTCGCCGGTTGGTCCGCCCGCACGGGCTGGTGCCGGGCATGAAGGCGGACAGGTCGCCGGTCGCGAAGCGCACCAGCGGATAGTCGCGGTTGAGCGCCGTCACGACGATCTCCCCGACCTCCCCCTCGGCGACCGGGTCGCCGGTGCCGGGCCGCACGATCTCGACGATCACGTGCTCGTCCAGCACCAAGCCGTCGCGGGCGGCGGTCTCGTAGGCGACCAGGCCCAGGTCGGCGGTGCCGTAGCTCTGGAAGACCTCCAGGCCGCGGTCCCGGTAGAAGCGCTTCACGTCCGGCATGAAGGCGCCGCCGGTGACGTGTCCGAGCTTCAGGAACGACAGGTCGACGCCCTGCTCGTCTGCCTTCTCCAGGATCACCTTCAGGTAGTCGGGCGTGCCGGCATAGCCCGCCGGCCTGACCCCGGCGATCGCCTGGACCTGCAGTTCCGTATTGCCGGTGCCGGCGGGAAACACCGCGCAGCCGAGCGCGTGGGCGCCGCTCTCGAACATCGATCCGGCCGGGGTGAAATGATAGGAG contains:
- a CDS encoding phenylacetate--CoA ligase family protein; amino-acid sequence: MANSFYDILETRSADDREASLLAALPEQIHLAQRRAPAYGRILDGIDAMAVTTWESLAALPVTRKSDLTDLQGREPPFGGFSAVAPGDLARIFASPGPIFDPEARRTDYWRFARALFATGFRAGDVLHNCFSYHFTPAGSMFESGAHALGCAVFPAGTGNTELQVQAIAGVRPAGYAGTPDYLKVILEKADEQGVDLSFLKLGHVTGGAFMPDVKRFYRDRGLEVFQSYGTADLGLVAYETAARDGLVLDEHVIVEIVRPGTGDPVAEGEVGEIVVTALNRDYPLVRFATGDLSAFMPGTSPCGRTNRRIRGWLGRADQTTKVKGMFVHAGQVAEVLKRHPECRRGRLVVDRAEGTDTMTLRVEAPSDADAGALAASLAAVTKLKGAVEIVAPGSLPNDGKMIDDLRKYEG